In Ananas comosus cultivar F153 linkage group 7, ASM154086v1, whole genome shotgun sequence, the sequence CAGGTATACAATCCATGCAGGGACTCCACACACACAGCGTACCCCCCTGCCCACACTATCCCATCTCCTCCGCTGTCGCCGCCGCCCAGCATGAGCAGCTTCGTCTCCCGGAAGCTCTCTCCGCGCCGGAACAGCTCCTTCGAGCTCGATGTCTTCGACGCCAAGCGCTACTTCTCCACCGCCATCGACGACGATGCCAGCACCTTCGTCGGCTATCCTGGACGCGCGAGACACCAaaaagccgccgccgccgaaaaGAAGAGCTTCGTCACGAGCAGTAGCGCTCCCGTGAAAGGTAAAGGGAGTTGTGATTATAACAAGTGCACGACTAAGCAGCCCACCTCGCCCGGGCTTAGGCTGGCTAGCTTTATCAACTCTCTAATCCAACAAGCGGCTTCAAAGAGAAAGCCGAAGCCCTCGGCCCCGAACACGCCAACGACCGCTTCTCAGAAAAGCAGAAGCAACGAAGCCGTGTACTCCTGTGTGAGCAGTGGCTTTACAGCACCTTGTTTACAGTTTAACACGCGGTCGTACGTTCACAAGGAGAAGAGCAGACTCCGTAGCGACACGAACCAATATCGTAAGGAGCCAGAAGGAGCAGCATATCGGCCACACGCCAAAAATGGCATATGGCCGTGGAAGGAGGATAAGTATGTGCCGAGGGGTGATCACGGCCTTTATGGAAATGTGTAtgatggtgatcaaagtgtgtGCGGCGGGGAGAGGAGATGGGTGTTGAGCAATATTCATAAATATCGCGATGATCATCATGGGTATCTGATGAAGAGAGATTGGAGTTGGGTTGGCGAGCCTACGCTGCGGCAAAGAAAGAGCTTTAAGAGATCAACAGAAGAGGTAGAAGAATACTGTGGTGAGGATTGGGAGAGTGACTCGAGCTCGGATCTATTTGAGCTCCAGATTGATAACTCCGATCTGCATCGACACGGTGCCTCCGGTGGCTTACCGGTGCTCGGGACGACGAATATGAAGGCTCTTAAGAGAGGAACCGCCATTGCCACTGTTGCATCCTAATGAACTAGCAAATCCTCTTGTACCTTGCTCCATCTATATGTCCTTTTGCATTAAAATGTTGGATATATATCGTCGTACGTATAGGCAACAATCCATGTAAATGGAACTCTTAGTAATAATCTAAATGGATGATATGATTACGATTATTAATGAAATGTAAAAGTCGCTGTACGCAGTATAGTGGTGAGTGTTTCTGCCTGTCACGCGGATGACCCGGATTTGTTCGATCAAAAAAGTagcttattttataaaaatatttttaattgttctaattatataatttaatttcctCAGAGTATacgaattttaaattaattaattgtattattttataaaggttatttaatttcttttaaatattttaaaatttcctAATTATGTaatactcattttttttttgccaattgTATAATACAAAAagtttctaattttataatacTTTCTTTTGTGTGAATTGTACTGTAAAAAGGAGCAGTGCTATGCCTAACTGTACAccccaaatattttttaaattttcataaatatataatactgTCTTTTGTTAATTGTACAATGAAACAAAatcatttaacttttttaaatatttttaaaatgtccTAATTATATATTACCCCTTTTTTGTTACTTGTATAATATTACGAAATTAATTGTATAATACAAAAGAACAATACTATATATACACTCAAAAAGTGAGTGTAATTTCATACCATTTCTATTCAATGACCTATTATTTTATACTGATTTTAtcatattatcttttttatattgaaagtgttaaaaaattatctaaattcTTGGATGAGTCAGGTGTGAGATTTGTACTCAACTTTTAAGTataaaatcagcatttttcAATACTGGAAGTTTCCAAATTCAAGTTACagcaattaaaaaatttagaattttttaagaaaaaaatgttGGAACAAAATTGAGTTTTCGCCAACAAAAAATAGCATACTATGGACTTCACTCATTTGGTACTTGAATTTATCTATAGGAGTTGAAACAATGCAAGCCTcggaaaagattaaaaaaaaaaaaagagaaaaaaagggggGGCTAAACTGAATGGTTTCAAAAGTAGGACCCGTTTGCAACCTTATCTCTGTTCCCCCCAGTAACGCTACTATTTTGAAGGCGCGAAACTTTCACGCCCGAGCTTTTGGCGCGAAAAATAAATCAGggcaaaaaatcaaaaaaaaaaaaatcgtccTCGTTCTCCTCTAGGGTTTCGAAACCCGCCCCATCTTCGTCGGATCAACTGATCGATCCATTCCCCAACCTCTTCCTACAGCTGAGCTATTCGATCCCGTAGACAGCATCGACGTTTCCCTCTTTAATCGATGGAAAACTCTCGCGACGAGGACCTGGAGATCACCTCCGTCGGATCACTCTACCATGGCCAATGGGACAAGAAGTATTGGAGCTCCTCTAGGGTTTGCGTTTCTCATCCTACCTGCTTCTTCCTGTTTCGATCTCATCCTTTTACCCCCGAGTGTCTCGATTTGTCATTTCCGAGTTATTCAACTGAAATTTGTTGCTCGCATGATCTCCAAAACCTAGGATTTTGGGGAAGGATTGTTCGATTTGGTTATTTGATTGCAAGAGGAGATTTTGTGACGTTCGTGAGTGGTTTTGAACTACCGCTTTTTGAGGCCTCTCTCTTTTCTGTTTATGTTGATGTCATCTTTTTGCAGTTCCTTGACTGTATGAAGTTCTAAAGCTTTTGAAAAATAAGGGGAAATTTCTATAAACTTCGATGTTTTGGTTTTATACGATAGGGATGTAATTGAATGGTAGTGAGAACTCACGGTGATCAGAAACATTAACAAACTAATCGGCATCCTGTTTTATAGCTCTAGTAAATTCATTCATCTCACAAACTAGAgaaggatatttgaagttttttttttttttttttttttttttttttggagagaaacgTAGCATGCCACCAACTTTGTTcacttttttagaaataaatttagctgaaaatgtaaagcaattactcttcgaacttgggacctcggatatcacctactaagccctttgccacttacgctcGGGATGGTCGGTGGATATTTGAAGTGTTAAGTCAAATAAATCATGATAAACTGTATTttctggcttttttttttttttttttaatttctggcAACACATCACTTTTCAACTTCTTTGAAGCAGCAGAATGTTGCTACAGGTCTAATTAGTTTCCagttagtatttatttattggttttCAACTGACTTTATATAGTAAttatcctcatttttcttataggGAAAAGACCGTTACCCTTATCCTGTTGGTTATCAGGCAGTACGAACTCATGCTGGGAACACATATAGGATGGAAGTGCGTGAAGGCCTCAATGGGCCTTTATTTGTGGTAAGATTGCTAGACACTACCCTTTTGGTTGCGTATGCAGTAGCTTATCAGATAGTTTCTAGTAGATATTGTGTTGCTTAAACTTTTCTGATAattataaaagtaattttttagtcCGTTTGATCTACCTGATTCTATTGAACAGCTGCGCAATTTCAATATGCAGGTCTCATTCACAGACGGAGATTCATCCACCGGGCAGACCCCTGATATAGCTTGGGAGAATTTCAAGAAGAAGATTGGTCCGAGAGTTAAAAACTGGCATGGGAGGAGGTTTTCTTCTAAAATGGATGGAGTGGAGGCAAGTTGCCCGATTATTTCTCTATCTGGTTACAAAATTATGATGCTTATCCTTTGCATATTTCATATGTTGGTATTTACCAATCAAATTTGGATTCTAGTCCTTTATTAGAGCAATTTCATGGGCCTTGGGCTTTTTTAATGTTACACTATTTGCATCTAAAATTGTATATACTGTTCTATCTGAATTTATGGCCAACAAATGTACTCTGTATTAGTTCTTCTTGTTTGGCTGCTTGATGGATTTATATATGGTTGACTGGCAATTCTTTTGTTCCCTAGTATTAACCAAGAGAtggtttttcattttacaaccaGCTGTTCTGAGACTTATCTCATTCACCAATACTCTATGTCATGATGACTGTTCTTTCCAATATCGTTTTCTGATTCATTTCTTTTTGCATGGATCAATATGTTGTTGAGGACTTGCCAGTAAGAATATTTGTATCTCATTGATGGTCTTGTAGACCAGGTccttttgttgcactattttgatttttttttttttttttttttttaagttccaAAAGAAAAAGGCTTCATGGTTCAAGAACAATTGAATGTCAAACATGGATGTTATATCAGGCAAAACTTGTTTAGTAATGTACCTAATCTTTTAATTGTCTTAATGTGATTTCTTCATAATATTCTGGTGGAAGTAGAGTATAAACATTTCTCCTAAGTTGCTTCTGTTAACCTTCCTTGCTGTTGCATGCAGCTTTTTGGGTTTAGGAATCCATTTGTTCAGCGATTACTTCGTGAGCTAGCGGTAGATGTCAATAGAGCACCAGAAAGATGCTCATTATCTCCAAAATTATATGATAGTGGTTTGCAGTCAGACCATAAGGTTGACATTCGATGTTCCAATGCAAATTCAGATTCGATTGTCTGCTTAAGCAAGCAACGGAGCATTGGAAAGAGAGGGATGAAAGACAGAATAAAAGAAGGAAGAGTTAAGAGACTTCATCATCAGGATTTACTTTGTGAGAAAGAATCCGAAAAGGCAGAACAACTAGGCAGGTTTGATTCTCATGCCAAAGAAAAAAGTATACAGCATTTTCTGGAAGAACATTTGTCTGGATCTTTTGCATGCCAGGATGCTGcaaatgctgtaaataatgaAAGTTTACGCCAATCTGGCTGTGAGTTAGAAAAAGATGGTAAGTACGGTGCCGTCCAACAGGCTACTTCAGTGGATGAAGGGCAATGCCATCCTATGCTAGCCAATAATAAATTACCAGAAGAAGTTGAGCATTCTGATTGTGTTGTTGAGAAACATGTAATTTCTCAGGAGGAAAGCAAGTATTATAGGGATTTCAGATTCCCTTCAGTGGAGAATATACCTTACTCAGCAGGTCACAGAGACGTACTTCCCgcctttgtttctttttcttccttttctttttttgaccgTATTCCTGCTTTATCTTATCCACCCTGTTTTTTCAGACATTTTTTGATCCATGATTGTTTTTGCATGATTCCCAATGAAGTGGCCCACTCATTCTTGCATTTACTATTGGTTTAAGTAGTTATTTCTTTACTGGGGCTGTTTTTTGACCTGATCAGGATCATGATAACAGAAGTTAACTCATGATAACTGGCATCTTTTATCTGTTTTGCTACTGTAGTTTTACTTCGCTACTTTTGCTGGTACATCATCAACTGCTAAATTGAAACAAAGAAATCCTATTATTGTACCAAATGATAGTGACATAGACATCCCATTATTAATCACATAATAGCACATCCTTGTTCCGGACTCCAGAGTAGTGCAAAAAAATGAGTTCGGACTTCTTTTTGGACAATGTTAGCATCTGGTCTTTATTGAACTTCACTTTGTGCATTCTAGCTAAATCATGTCCATAGTTAACAACTTTTGATAATCAAAATTCTAGCTTAATCACGTCCATTGTCAACAACTTTTCACAGTTGAAATATATACATCTGTTGTCTAGATGATGATGCCGGTTTTGCAATTTTCAAGGGAAGTCCCAGAGAAATAAAAGATTCACTTCAAGAAGTCAGCTCATCTCCTAGCTCCTCAAATCCAGGTTCTGATAAAATGGATTTGGATTCTGAGGGGCAAGAATTAGCAAAGTTCATGATGGCATGTTTACTTCCGCAAGCCATTCCCCTTCTTAAGAAGACTTATGTCAGAAGGAAGTATAGACGTGAAAATCATGAAGCAGATTTTGAGCAGAAGGTTGGTGATTTCCACTTGACTGGTGACATTAGTCAAGGTACTAGTTTATTCAGGACACCTATCATAATTAAGCAAAGATATTTGTTTGATTGTTCTATAgaactttttcatttttggctTCTGCCCATAAGAGGCATATGATGCTATAGAAAATGAacttctagttttttttttttttgcaggtgAATTTGAAGCTAATAACATTGTCCAAAGATCAGAAGAAAAAATGTCAGGGAAAAATGATTCTGGAACATCGGTTCAGGACAGTTCTGAATGCAAAAAAACCACGGTAAAGCCATCTGACAATTATTGCCTCCCAAACAATGAGCAATCTTCTGAAAGGTCAAACGAGGTCAAATATGTCATTCCAGATAGCTTGGAGGATGATCCATCCGTCTTTAATGTTAGGGCTCATAAATCTTCTCCTGCTGATTATTGTGAAACTATTCATGGATATCCGAATGAAATTAAGCAGAATTTTGAGCCTTCAAAGTTGCCTTTCAGCATAAAAGAAGGGGTCGTAGAGCCTTCTAATCTTGAGAGCTGTGAATATAATGGAGTAGTTAAGCCATTTAATGAACTCGAGAAAGGTGATCTTTTCTTATCTGATTCTCTTCTAGCCGGTTTAGAAGAAGAGTTTAATGGCGACTCTGCAGGTGACAAAAATGAGATCTCTTATTGGGAACTGAATTACCAAAGAACAGATTGCGCTGATCATATTCTATCCATTAATCCTGCTTCTCACGAGCATGACTCTTTGCAGCACTTGTGCAATGATAAAAATAGTTTCAGAAAAGACCTCTCGGTTCCTCCACCTGAAGGAAATTGCAAGCCTACTGGAAATGACATAACTGAGCAATATGCAAACGATCTTCTTCCCTGCTCAGAATATACAAGCTTGGATGAAAGAGAATTTTCCAGAATTACTAATTCTGGAAGAATGCTTGATAAGTCACAAGATGACCTTGAGTCCTCCATTCAACACAAGCTAGTTAACTTTGATGTTCCAAATGTTCCAGAGTTTACTGATGTGTGTGTTGGAAATCTGGTAAAGGAAAGGCTTGACAGCACAGTACCAATTAATATAAAGGGAAATTCTTCGTtgttttttatgcaaaatgcaGTATTTCGGACCGATGATCTCCCATCTGATGCTCAGAAAGGAGAAACATTACTCCGTGCACATTATTCGTCTAAAACATTTGACATTCCTCTATCAGAAAGTATAATTTGCCGAAATTTTGATGAGACCAATCTTAAGAAATTTGCTACTCCCAGGAAATTAGATAACAGAGAAATTGTTCAAGATGGTTTTGCGAGTGGTGATGCAGAGAAAAGGATATATGCTGCCAATCAAATTAAGAGAGACGAAATTAAACTACATCTAAACAACACGGAGGATAGTTGTGCACACGGTCCCATTACAACATATAATATTCAGGTTATTCCTCAAGCAAGTGTTAATAATGTTGGAGAAGATATGAAATCTTCCACTTGTGTTCCTTCTCgtttatatattgaaaataattatgtAAAAGCTGTTGGTGGTACTAATGAAGCTCAGGATTATTGCAAAATGCAGCTCCAGATGAAGAGAAATGTTCCAGAACAAAGTAGAAAATGTGCCCTGAAAGAATTTTCTTGCCCAGATGCGAAGCAGCTTACAGATATGGCAACAGATAATGACCATAAGGATCTTTGCCATGATAAACCATGCAAAAGAAGTCATTTTGATGAACTCTCATCTCATGATGCGGAATCACTCGCAGCACTAGATAGATCTATGGAGCTTGTGGGCTGCCTTTTGCATCCAAGCTCCATCTTGTCTATCAGCTTGAGTTCAAATGATCATTCTTTACAAATCAGCGTGTTGTGTGGTCTTCTAGAGGACTCTGCTAAATCCCTTTACATCTATGTTGTTCCCCTTCAGGAACAGAGTGGAATATGCCCTTCTTTTACTGGTTACACCTCACTTATGTTGCCTCCGCTGGAGGGTCCTTTCAAAGGAAATGTAAGCTATACGCAAATATATCATTATTGTTAGTAAATTCATGTG encodes:
- the LOC109712715 gene encoding uncharacterized protein LOC109712715; protein product: MENSRDEDLEITSVGSLYHGQWDKKYWSSSRGKDRYPYPVGYQAVRTHAGNTYRMEVREGLNGPLFVVSFTDGDSSTGQTPDIAWENFKKKIGPRVKNWHGRRFSSKMDGVELFGFRNPFVQRLLRELAVDVNRAPERCSLSPKLYDSGLQSDHKVDIRCSNANSDSIVCLSKQRSIGKRGMKDRIKEGRVKRLHHQDLLCEKESEKAEQLGRFDSHAKEKSIQHFLEEHLSGSFACQDAANAVNNESLRQSGCELEKDGKYGAVQQATSVDEGQCHPMLANNKLPEEVEHSDCVVEKHVISQEESKYYRDFRFPSVENIPYSAGHRDGSPREIKDSLQEVSSSPSSSNPGSDKMDLDSEGQELAKFMMACLLPQAIPLLKKTYVRRKYRRENHEADFEQKVGDFHLTGDISQGEFEANNIVQRSEEKMSGKNDSGTSVQDSSECKKTTVKPSDNYCLPNNEQSSERSNEVKYVIPDSLEDDPSVFNVRAHKSSPADYCETIHGYPNEIKQNFEPSKLPFSIKEGVVEPSNLESCEYNGVVKPFNELEKGDLFLSDSLLAGLEEEFNGDSAGDKNEISYWELNYQRTDCADHILSINPASHEHDSLQHLCNDKNSFRKDLSVPPPEGNCKPTGNDITEQYANDLLPCSEYTSLDEREFSRITNSGRMLDKSQDDLESSIQHKLVNFDVPNVPEFTDVCVGNLVKERLDSTVPINIKGNSSLFFMQNAVFRTDDLPSDAQKGETLLRAHYSSKTFDIPLSESIICRNFDETNLKKFATPRKLDNREIVQDGFASGDAEKRIYAANQIKRDEIKLHLNNTEDSCAHGPITTYNIQVIPQASVNNVGEDMKSSTCVPSRLYIENNYVKAVGGTNEAQDYCKMQLQMKRNVPEQSRKCALKEFSCPDAKQLTDMATDNDHKDLCHDKPCKRSHFDELSSHDAESLAALDRSMELVGCLLHPSSILSISLSSNDHSLQISVLCGLLEDSAKSLYIYVVPLQEQSGICPSFTGYTSLMLPPLEGPFKGNLTFERAGLQFTPDGHSLILLNSIKVPYCRKHSVACLCPMCKLDQCDDNAVKIVRVNFGYVSPLIKLTTDEKVCCILVCEPNWLIAVQESGKLHVWTMNLEWSTNSEEYVLPSFDDLPCPMLELKRVTNANSLVIGHNGIGGFGLWDISKRACLASFSAPGNIVFQIIPVGFCSLQNYGILFTNNNEEESLKEMMAKDLSKEAAEIPFLIPSGEDAAVWLMVSAASVTEVQHDLQVKDHSIRWWRLALLAKNLVFMGSMLDPRASVVAASAEYGFVGTFDGLLYKWELSTGRKYADMCCFKCGSVPCIGVDARSGAMAVADDKCHLLIYRPRTDMIVDR